CATATAAACTTCAGTTAAAAGATCCTCTCGAACGGTTTGACCCGATTGTATACTTCATATTGCAGCTGCAGAATCTGAATATATAACTACTTTCATTGGTTTAACCTCCCCAGTCATAAGACCATCTCTCTACATTGATGATTGCTttctgcatgtatgtatgtaattgTTCCTGTCTTTTAAAATACATCATTAATCATGATATTAAAAAGTATCGGGCTGATGACGCTACCTTGAGGTATCCCGTTAATGAGGTCAAAACCTTCTAAGATTTCTGATCCTACTTGAACTTTACATGTTctatttgatttttaaaaagtccatTGTCTAGTTATATAACTTTCCACCTGTGCctatgttcattttaattagcAGTCCATCTCTCCACATGGAATCATACGCTTTCTCAACGTCAAAGAAAACGAAAGCCATCCCTTCCTTCATGTGAAGGGTCTTATCTATTTTGTTACTTATGTTAATGAGAGCATCTGCTGTGGATCTTTCTTTTATAAAGCCACTCTCATATTCGTTTAACATCTTTCTTCTTTCTACAACATATGATACAAAACTTTGTTTAGTACTTTAaatttttgtatttctcttgCGTGCTTTTGTACTTCATATCCCCCAAAAGTGgggctgcatggtggtgtagtaGCCATCACTGTTACCTCACATTAATCGGGGCCGGAATTCGATTCCCGATCCCGGGTGtcccttctgtgtggagtctcaAGTTCTCCACCGTGGCAGCATGGgatccctccatgttctccaggTTCCTCCGACATGCAGCTCATGTTAATTGGGAATGTGAATTGGATGGAATGAAATCCCCCAAAACCTGTACTGTGATCTCCTAAACAATTACAACATCCTTCCCAAAAGCGTGATTACCTCCAAATGGAGCACATCGTTCTTTACCTTGACACTTGGCTGGCAGTATGAGCCGTTCTTTGGCATTGAAAGCATCTTGGTGCTGGAGGAAGGAACTCTCTTACTCAGTAGCTGAAGAGACCTATCAGAACTTTCCTTGGGAGGTCATATTCAAAGTCAAGGATTACTGATAATCTCTGTGCTCTCTCGGGTAATACGTTTTGCATCAATCACTTTCAGTTCTGTTTTAATATCCTCCATTGAGAGAGATAGCTCGTCTCCAGAAATGAGTCCCCTATGTCTAGTAGCTGAGCTAGGAACATGGGTTTGAACTTCTTTCCCCATCCAGGATGTTTATTCTCAGTAAAGCATTTTGTTGTTCTCCCTTCATTGCATATACAATATTTGCTTCATATTCCATTACTTTGCATACATCACTGTACCTACATCCTTCTCTAGAACGAGAAGGAAATATTCAAACACAACTGactttataattaaatatttggGATTTCAGCCCTCGGCATGACTATCCGTCGCTGTTGACCTTTTTATCAGACTCTGCTCCTGAACTGCTTGAATTACAGCCATTTATCTTTCACTAAACTTTCTGCCAATCCATACCTCAGTCAGTAATCCCAACCTTCATCCTCACTCCCATAAGCCATGATTGCTACTTTCACAATGCAGATGTTTGTAGTCTCCACGTACTTTAACCGATGTGTTACTTGCAAAAACCCAGTGAAAAACTACTCCCCCTTCCAGAACTACGTCAGGCAATCAGACATGCAAAGCAACTCCAGACACAGATCTTGATCTTCGTTCCAATTGACGTAAGACAAACATTCCCGAGCGTCTCGATCAAACGTCTGCTATTGCAGTTGGAGCCCATTTATCATTGACAGTATAcctccaatttttttttttttttttaaagattactTTGTCAGGTAGTGAAACATGGTtttaatgcttctttttttttaaagtcaccaTACAAAAGGTTAGACCTTAGAAATATATTCAGAATTTGTTGAGCACAGAAAGTTAGGATGAGACTTTTTGAATAGGCCTACTAATCAGCAGTTGCAACACACCATATCCAAGATCAAGAAGCATTTTAGCTTAATCATCATTGGCTAAACATCATATGCCATTATTTTACCATGACAACCATTAGGATGTTCCCAATGACAGCCCTTCAAACAAATGTGGTTCAaaattctgaaatgtttaaGATTTGGCTTCTTGAAAATAAAGCCCAGCAGTCGCCAAGAACACGACTATGAAAATACTGGACCTTGAagacaattacacacacaagaacaataAGCAGAGAGCTTTCAAGTATCGTTACAGCTTTAATGGCATTATTACAATCTGAAATGCGGGGAGGAATTACACTTTTAGAAGTTtacaaacaagaataaaaaTCCAATTCAGATTGAAGTAGCCAGTGTGCAAGATGGATCCTTTCCTGTTGGGGAATACAAGACTGGGTTAAGTAGTTGTTTAGGATTAATATGTAGTgcaatgtcaaattaaaactaaCCTGGAGAATAAGTCAATAATTCACATCAGTGATGGTCAGTGGCCCAAGGACAGCTTGTTGTGCCATACCACGCTTCCCtgttttaaaatttaaaaaaagtttcagtAAAAGTCAAACCAGACAAGTTGATAAGCAGAAGTCACACCAATACCTGATGCTAAACTCCTGACCCTCCTGGACTTGCAGTCAGATTCACAGCAGGCACAGAGATAGCGGGATGCAGAGTTGTCCAACTGCTCCCAGCTGAGTTCATGAGGATTGGAGAAGCGTCAGACAATGAATCTCAGTGGTTCCATCATACAAGTCTGATTGAACCCAGAGAACATATTGTGAATGTTTCAGTGACATTTTACCCATGCTCTTTGACGTAGTGGCAGGCCTTCTTGCTGTTGTTCAGACTGTTGGGATCCCAAGCCATAAGTTTACAGTGGATGAACACCTGTTGAGTCAGAAGTGAGGTTGCGAGGCAGTTGGCTGAATCCTAAATCTAAAAATGAACATGCACAAGTTAGTGTTACCTCTTCACCGAGACCAAACCTAAAGGCTTGAAGGGAAAGGTGGAGCTCAGAGGATTTTTGCCTCGGTTCGAATTTGGAGCGCGATACCAGACTGTCCACAAGACATCTGTGTGGTTGAGAAAGAAACGGTCAAGTCTGATTCCTGGACAACAAAATGCTAGAAAGGTGAAACCAGATTACCCCTCATTGGCGATTATCGGGTACAAAGTACTTTCAGGCTGCAGCTCCGGTGTGGTAGCTGCTACGCATTCCTGAAGAAACAGCAGCAAGGGCTGATGGCTCTCCTGCGCCACGCTAGCCATGATCGGGATAAAGGAGCCCAGAGGAAAGGAGGTAGATTCAGCGGGGCCGGAGAAGTCAGCTACAGTAGTGAATAGGAGAGGAGTCATTACAGGGGTCACTGGGAGAGCTGCCATCTCCAGTGAGGTCACGCTTCACACCCACCATTCATGAGGCCAAAGTGGAACTCTAGATCTCCAAGGCCGTACGTGTTGAAAATTGGGGCATAAAGCCGCGGGTACCAGTCTTCAGgcctgcaacaaaaaaaacattttttttaaaaagtgttaacAGCTCCCATGTTACCAAACTGCCAATGTTGAAGTAGTGTGAACAGCCACCTCTCATATGCACAGACAACGGGatgagagaaggacagaggggtCGAGTCAGAAGAGTAGGTCAGATCATTGGTGAACATCATGCGATCCCCAGTTACctacaagagacacacatgttACCAAGCTGCAGGACATACAGTGGACTCAGTTTACAGGTACATATGTGGAGGTTCTACACACAATTCTCCTGAAGTCACAGTCGTCGAAGTCCACGCTGAAAACAGCCTCTGTGGCCGAGAAGCTGGTGGGGAAGCAGTTCCCCAGACGGAAGAGCGAGGTATCAGCCCGGGACCTGCCCTCAGTCCACACCAGCGTCACAAAATCGGTGCCGCAGTCCAGCTTCATGTCTGGAAGGGGACGCAACACAAAGAAGTCAAGTTGCTACTCAAACAAGCTTTTGTTAGAGCAAAATATCAGAACTTTGTCCAGCGTTTTGTCCAATATTACCTGCATATACCGACACGGCAGCAGCCAGGCTCAAAAGCAGTGCACGTTGCCAAAAGAAAGCCATCATGAATGGATACTGGCTCTGGACACTGTGGGTGTTTTTATTCCTTGTTACCGGGGCAATTTTCATCAAGACAACCTCTTTCAGCTGGTGTGTGTTGACGGCCTCAGGTGCAGAGGCCTTCAGACTGATTGCAGCTCGCAAAAGCAATTGTATACACACGTTTAAATATGTATCACGGCCATGAAGCACGGtaaccaaacaacaaaaaacacttttttcccccaccaTCGCTGCAGGTGAAATGCACCGTTGATGTAAGAAGTGGTTCATTGAGCAGAgttgaaaacaaatatatctgCTCACCAAGTAGATGCCTATAAAATAGTGTGGTCTATTCTCTCCTGATATTATATTTAGGGCCAGATTAAGAAAACCCCTGCAGGCTAAATTGGCCAAAATCAgatgtggttttatttttaataagcCTTTTTGTTTACATGATCTGCAACAatactgcctctctctctctctatatatatagcAATATCAGGAATGATGTAAAGATCAGTAAAAGTTAGGTATTCGGTAGATTGCTATGTCTTAGAGCAGGGCTTATATAGCTTCTAAATCCCGTGGCCTATAAAGAGCAGTCTGAAGACCAAATAACGTGTTTTAATTGACAGCCAAGATGCACACTAAAAATTCAAGGGCTTCCTGGTCAAAGATTTAAGTGTATTGGGAGTTAGTTGAGACAAACAAGGAGACGTTACAGGACAACATTTACCACATGGACATCAGGGTCACATGAAGATATGATATTTTAAAGCTGGATACCTTTCTATTTCTTCAACACCCTTGcagttttttattaaataccCATGGcacttttataatatatactctTTTTAAAGTATAAATATTCCTTTTATGTGCAACAATATTTGCCTAATAAACAATTGATTTGATCAGTCCCTGGAGCAGTAATTACAGCCCAAACACACAATAGATTCTCAGCAAGAGTTCACATCTGGTTTATTTGGATAGAGAGTTTAAGACATTTGAAGAGTCAAATGAATATGCAAACAGTTAAAAGTTGAGATCATGTCAAGCTGACGTCCCAGTGTTTCCATCAGTCAGGGGCAGAGGTCATCGTGGAGTCTTCGTCAGCTTAGACTGGGCCTCCTGTTGAGAACACATTGAGAGCTTTAGTTTGTTTAACCAAACTTCCCATTTCAGAACAGAGCTGAAACTGTATTGAGGGTAAGATGCAGGAACAAACACCTGAGACACTGTTGGTAGAAGAATCCATTATGATCAGGGGTCCCAACACAGAATTGTGACTAAAAGCATTGGTttctgaggaaaaaaaataaaataattattataagaCTTCATggaacatttttactttttaaatatggATAAAACACTTGGCAGAAAAGTGATACCCCAGTCAACTCCTCTTTTGTTGCGGGACTTGCAGGTTGAGTCACAGCAGCTACAGATGGCGCTCCTAGAGGGGTCATCGAGTAGTTCCCAACTGGAAAAGGAGCAATGAGTTATTCTACTTTGTGGACATCAGACAACCCATAACAAATGTATGTTTCAAATGTGTTGAGTTTAACTGCCATTTCTTTTGAGAAAACCTTGTGCAAGTAGGTAGCATAGAAATACTTCTATGTAATTAGTATAATGACAAATATGTGTCAAGTGAATTAATATTTCAATCTACAATATAGTGCATTCAAAGTTTTATTAGATGGTCATTCTCTTCTAGTTGCATCGTTTGATGTTCTTCCAAGAACAGCCAACCTCCTCTTGGCTCAAGATGCATACTTGGCACACATGACATCATTGAGCTCTCAGCAGGAAAGCAAATACAGGTTTCCCCCAAATTACCTCTCGCTTTCCTTCTTATAATGGCAggctttctttccttcatcaAAAACTTCAGGATCCCATGCAACCAGTTTACAGTGAATGTACACCTGTGGAGCACAGGACAATTTGTTACGAGAAATACAAAGTTACAATATTCCTTATGGCAGtttccccctcacctcctctccaaAACCTAACTGGAAGGCCTGCAGGTAAAGGGTCACTGCAGACGACTGGTAGCGAGGGAGGAACATAGAGTTTCCCTTCCTGCTATCCGAAAGACATCTGAAGAAAGTCAAATCGCACACAGATTAACAATACTTTTAAATTTCAGAAAATCATTGGCAAGACGAATCAGTGCATGAATCTCCCACCCCTTATTGGTTATGATGGGGTGAACATGGCTGCCAGGCTCCAGCTCTGGGGAAGCGTTCGCCACGCATTCCTCTATGAGCAGCAGCAAGGGTTGATGGGACTTCTGCTCCACTGCCGCCCATATTGGCATAAAGGAGCCCAGGGGAACAACATTTGTCTTTGCTACACTTGTCAGTTCATCTGTAGGGCACAAAGAAAAAGTCTTAGCGCGTCCCCTTGAGTGGACCAATGTTGCATTTGGTAGCGCAAGGACTCACCATTGAGCAGCGCCATGTGGAACACTAGACTGCCTCGGCCTTCAGAAATACCCGACGCAGGGTTCAGGAAAGCTGGAATCCATCCTTCGGGTCTAACAATACAAACGGGAGCATTGCTTTTCGCTCACGTTTCAGCTTTAAAAATAgaattgaaatataaatactaCCTTTTATAAACACACTCGATGGGATACAGAAAGGCAGCCGGTTTTGACCTCGGCTGTGGCCTGTAAGTCAGCTCATTTTGAAAGAAGATATTTTTACCTTTCATCTGTGGAAAAACAAGCTTATTGTGACActtgagaggcagagaggattTTTAGTTacgatttttttgtttttttgcattaccAGTCTTTTAAATTTGCAGTCTGCTAATTTGTAGTTGAACACGACCTCCCCCTCTCCGGTGGGCAGCACATTCAAACCGGAGGGCATGCAGGTTCCGAGGAAGAGACGGGCTGCATGCGGCACCAACTCCTCGCTGATCCTCCATAAGATGATTATGGAGTCTTTTGCACAGACAACTTTGATATCTGCAAACAAACCTCTCATGACTCTCAGAACATGGAAAAACATACAGAAGGTTGACGCACTTCCATGTGCAAAGAATACCTGCGTTGGCAACGGGCGTTGCGAAAACAGCCAAGATTATCACACCGAGGTAGAGATGAGTCATCATGACTGAATGATCTGGAACCCTCTGGAACTGACACTATTTGTAGTCCTGCACAAATTAGCTAAACGATTAACATCTGTGCGAGAGCAGGGCGGCGTTTACTTCTACTGGAGAGTTTTTGGAGTATTCGTTTAGACTATTCCGAAATGCAGAGGTGGAACTTAACAAAGTGAATTTGATCAAGTAGTTTACTGAAgcaattaaaaaagtatttgtaCACACATTTTAGTTAACCCCTCCACTTTGCAAGATTTCAGAGccaaatattgtaattttttttaattctgtttatttttactcTACTGTATTTTTCACTTCACGtattaatattttacataaataagTAAGATCagtttataaaacaaaaatgagctccacctccAATAACTGCAACATTACAATGCTTGCATGTTGCTGAATCAGTTATGATGATCCAAGAATGTAAAATCACTGTACTTTTATTTTGCCAATACCATTTTCATACTTCTAGGCCCGTTTTAATACAAATTTACTTTGATTTATAAttgtagattaaaaaaatgtcaaacatgatGTATGTTTCTCAAGTTAGGGGATGCAAATATTTTCTGTCCATATGAAAGCTTTAGAAATAGCTGATttaaaattttatttatttttgggtcAGTGGGGGAGCAGTCATTGTATTATATTCTAATTTACACATATTTCTAATAACGTTGTATGTCGGCCTGGTTTTTAGCTCTTGGCGTGCAGCTCTTCGGGTAACGTCAGTGCGCGTCGCCGTTAGGAGCTAGTCTGTTGTTTGATAGCTTGCTAACTTGAGTGCAATCACCAAAGCAGGCTAGCCAGTTCCGCTACTAGATAAGTTGGTGCCCTGCAGCTACTCCTGCTAATGCCATGGCTGGGACGAAACCAGGCCAATGATAATACAACGTCACTCTGGGAAATTGCGCCATTAATTTTGAAGGGTCTTTTCTATTTTGTTACTTATGTTAATGAGAGTATCTGCTGCGGATCTTCCTTTTCTAAAGCCACTCAGatatttgtttaacattttttttctttctacaacatgacatgattttttttctttaaaacctTTGTCAAATAAAATCTTTTGccatcaaaatatgttttttattcatcaaaTGGTGTGAAAATAATGGGAGTTGTTCGATACTATgcttttcaacaacaacaacaacaacaacaacaacaaacaggtcTTTTCTCACAGGTGTTGGGGCATTTCACATTTTAGACAGAGACAAGCAGCACATTGAGAAGGCAGAAGCGCTATACTGCACAGGAGGCTTGTGATGTCATTTTTAACTATGTTGAGGAAAAGAATGACCAGGTGGACAATGCTGAACATCATGAGGAAGAATCAACTGATCAGGAGGATTCAGGTtcagaagagaaggaaaataaGGATGAGGTAATAGATCCAACATAAAAACAACGTGCTACTTCTTCCTCTGAAGAAGCCCCCAAGAAGGGTATGAAGTGAAATAACATAATGAACATTGTGTTGAGGTATAATCTGAAGTGTCAGAAGTGGAGGACTGCACTTAttatgatgaagaggaagaatcAGAGGAACCAGCTGTGATAGAAGAATATTTCCAGTCAAAGGACAAAACATTGATCTggtcttccctccctctctcccagtGACGGACAACGCATGTTGACAGCTgagagaacagagagacaaGCCACCATGGTCCAACCACATATTCAAGGTCTCGTATTGATGACATAAAGTCCACTTTTGACCTGTTTCTGCCCACGCCTATTGAAGAGGTGCTGCTGAACATGACAAACAAGGACAAGTGGAGCACGATGGATCCAATGGACCTGCAGGCATATGTGGGTTTGTTGATTCTCGCTTGTGTGTACCTATCCAGTAAAGAAGCTACAGCTAGTTTATGGCATGCCGAGTAAACCAAGGAAATATGGGATACAAATATGGGCAGCATGCGATGCCAGGACCAGTTATGCATGGGAAATGAAAGTATACACTGGCAAACCTGCTGGTGCGAAGCCAGAAAACCATCAGGGCATGCGAGTTGTCCTTGGCATGACAGAAGGTCTCCAGGGGAAAACGATCACCTTTCttacatatttcttttattgattttttgaAAAAAACGCGACAAAACAtcataaatgacaaaaagagaaaaaaagacagacaagtagaatatatgtatatagtaaAGTAAATTAATAGGGGGCCATCAATCGCTCTTTACAATTGTTGATTCAT
This Cyclopterus lumpus isolate fCycLum1 chromosome 17, fCycLum1.pri, whole genome shotgun sequence DNA region includes the following protein-coding sequences:
- the LOC117746721 gene encoding zona pellucida sperm-binding protein 3-like; the protein is MMAFFWQRALLLSLAAAVSVYADMKLDCGTDFVTLVWTEGRSRADTSLFRLGNCFPTSFSATEAVFSVDFDDCDFRRIVTGDRMMFTNDLTYSSDSTPLSFSHPVVCAYERPEDWYPRLYAPIFNTYGLGDLEFHFGLMNADFSGPAESTSFPLGSFIPIMASVAQESHQPLLLFLQECVAATTPELQPESTLYPIIANEGCLVDSLVSRSKFEPRQKSSELHLSLQAFRFGLGEEVFIHCKLMAWDPNSLNNSKKACHYVKEHGWEQLDNSASRYLCACCESDCKSRRVRSLASGKRGMAQQAVLGPLTITDVNY
- the LOC117746298 gene encoding uncharacterized protein LOC117746298 — encoded protein: MMAFFWQRALLVSLAAAVSVYADMKLDCGTDFVTLVWTEGRSRADTSLFRLGNCFPTSFSATEAVFSVDFDDCDFRRIVTGDRMMFTNDLTYSSDSTPLSFSHPVVCAYERPEDWYPRLYAPIFNTYGLGDLEFHFGLMNADFSGPAESTSFPLGSFIPIMASVAQESHQPLLLFLQECVAATTPELQPESTLYPIIANEGCLVDSLVSRSKFEPRQKSSELHLSLQAFRFGLGEEVFIHCKLMAWDPNSLDNTKKACHYVKEHGWEQLDNSASRYLCACCESDCKSRRVRSLASGKRGMAQQAVLGPLTITDCQFQRVPDHSVMMTHLYLGVIILAVFATPVANADIKVVCAKDSIIILWRISEELVPHAARLFLGTCMPSGLNVLPTGEGEVVFNYKLADCKFKRLMKGKNIFFQNELTYRPQPRSKPAAFLYPIECVYKRPEGWIPAFLNPASGISEGRGSLVFHMALLNDELTSVAKTNVVPLGSFMPIWAAVEQKSHQPLLLLIEECVANASPELEPGSHVHPIITNKGCLSDSRKGNSMFLPRYQSSAVTLYLQAFQLGFGEEVYIHCKLVAWDPEVFDEGKKACHYKKESESWELLDDPSRSAICSCCDSTCKSRNKRGVDWETNAFSHNSVLGPLIIMDSSTNSVSGGPV